In one window of Deltaproteobacteria bacterium DNA:
- a CDS encoding LptF/LptG family permease produces the protein MLLRSPVPLFVRYLLRRALAPLGLCLVLIPALVFALQAARLGHHLTGAGLDATSVGALLLLSLPTLVAFALPLGLATAQIYSLGSLAESGELLSLRSAGAGPLTLARPGLLLTVGTTAASVLLVIIVERPALRSLETRVLSAAGRALLLGAAPRSFNTLLDGHTIYFDARLPSAPNELRVSHLFLAAPREHRLLAAESARLSLAAGRSLAVSLELANGELLAGQLHSAPERLRFARLTLRVPLERSLRPHFGFLAGLARDPLRPWSAAASCLALGLCATVIGLRAPTRLRGAALCAPTGFALHGVLLGVVALWPHPAALAVVCLGAAVAAGLVLLRGGAGPR, from the coding sequence GTGCTACTCCGTAGCCCCGTGCCGCTCTTCGTCCGCTATCTGCTCCGACGAGCTCTCGCCCCCCTCGGCCTCTGCCTCGTGCTGATCCCCGCATTGGTCTTCGCTCTGCAGGCTGCCCGCCTCGGGCACCACCTGACGGGGGCGGGACTCGACGCGACCTCGGTCGGCGCCCTGCTGCTGCTCAGCCTTCCCACACTCGTCGCCTTCGCCCTGCCGCTCGGCCTCGCGACAGCGCAGATCTATTCCCTCGGCAGCCTGGCGGAGTCGGGAGAGCTCCTGTCTCTGCGGAGCGCCGGGGCAGGTCCGCTCACCCTCGCGCGCCCGGGACTGCTCCTCACGGTAGGAACGACGGCCGCGTCCGTGCTGCTGGTCATCATCGTCGAGCGGCCCGCGCTGCGGTCGCTCGAGACGCGCGTCCTCTCGGCTGCCGGACGCGCGCTGCTGCTCGGCGCGGCGCCACGATCCTTCAACACGCTCCTCGACGGGCACACGATCTATTTCGACGCGCGCCTGCCCTCCGCGCCGAACGAGCTTCGCGTCTCGCACCTCTTCCTCGCTGCGCCGAGAGAACACCGTCTCCTCGCCGCGGAGAGCGCCAGGCTGTCGCTCGCCGCCGGGCGCTCGCTCGCCGTTTCGCTCGAGCTCGCGAACGGCGAGCTCCTCGCGGGGCAGCTCCACAGCGCTCCGGAGCGACTGCGCTTCGCACGACTCACCCTGCGCGTGCCACTCGAGCGCTCGTTGCGCCCGCACTTCGGCTTCCTGGCCGGCCTGGCGCGCGACCCCTTGAGGCCCTGGAGTGCTGCAGCCTCCTGCCTGGCGCTTGGGCTCTGCGCCACGGTGATCGGCCTGAGAGCACCGACCCGACTGCGCGGGGCTGCCCTCTGCGCTCCCACGGGGTTCGCGCTGCACGGCGTGCTTCTCGGCGTGGTCGCGCTGTGGCCGCACCCCGCAGCTCTGGCGGTCGTGTGCCTCGGCGCGGCAGTCGCCGCAGGGCTCGTGCTCTTACGGGGAGGGGCGGGCCCGAGATAG
- a CDS encoding glutamate synthase, giving the protein MAELTPYPLPALASRMFRELERHERIYDLPRRKFFLGDAERDLSVTIHGRRAATPFGPAAGPHTQLAQNLVLGWLGGGRIFELKTVQENDRLTIPRPCIDMQTVGYNVEWSQELRLEESLEEYVKGAMLICMLRESGRLGLSPDFGDTVFDMSVGYDLRGIQGPRVAAFIRGLLDARPTIDRLRGELTGELRAYRDLDYPARLSDTLTLSTFHGCPPQEIEQIVAHLMREHGLHCVVKLNPTLLGQADLGRILHEILGYSELRVPDSAFASDTTWAQAEGIVERLGALGRSLGLGLGVKFTNTLIVENHRSFFSAAEKVMYLSGPPLHVLAIQLVDRFRQRFGDAYPVSFSAGIDRANFAEAVALGLAPVTVCSDLLQPGGYGRARGYFEALTKRMAESGSRTLAEYTVRGFGRGAEALAALGLPEDDPRRRACAAALGSGGDLKAAAGDELFSRWVSAARLENAARYAERVLEDPRYGGAQNQKPPKKVGRRLQLFDCLTCDKCIPVCPNHANFAFDLAPTTIPLLTVWRDGGVWQHRVEGELALAQPHQIGTFHDFCNECGNCDVFCPEDGGPYVLKPRFFGTEESYRRFSGHDGFWVTKRGDALRVHARFRGTEYTLERVGDELSYGGPGFALRFEPRDLPATLRGDAAGEVDLSYGFIMDAVARSVLSEGEDNYVATLARLPP; this is encoded by the coding sequence ATGGCTGAGCTCACCCCGTACCCCCTGCCGGCGCTGGCCTCCCGCATGTTCCGGGAGCTGGAGCGCCACGAGCGCATCTACGACCTCCCCCGGCGGAAGTTCTTCCTGGGGGACGCGGAGCGGGATCTCTCGGTGACGATTCACGGCCGGCGGGCGGCGACCCCCTTCGGTCCGGCCGCGGGGCCGCACACCCAGCTGGCGCAGAATCTGGTCCTCGGCTGGCTCGGTGGCGGGCGCATCTTCGAGCTGAAGACCGTGCAGGAGAACGACCGACTGACCATCCCGCGCCCCTGCATCGACATGCAGACGGTGGGCTACAACGTGGAGTGGTCGCAGGAGCTGCGGCTCGAGGAATCCCTCGAGGAGTACGTGAAGGGGGCGATGCTCATCTGCATGCTCCGCGAGAGCGGACGGCTCGGGCTCTCACCCGATTTTGGCGACACGGTCTTCGACATGAGTGTGGGCTACGACCTGCGAGGGATTCAGGGTCCCCGGGTGGCGGCCTTCATCCGCGGGCTCCTGGACGCGCGACCGACGATCGACCGTCTGCGAGGCGAGCTGACCGGAGAGCTCCGCGCGTACCGCGACCTGGACTACCCGGCGCGCCTTTCGGACACGCTCACGCTCAGCACCTTCCACGGCTGTCCGCCGCAGGAGATCGAGCAGATCGTCGCCCACCTGATGCGCGAGCACGGACTGCATTGCGTGGTGAAGCTGAACCCGACCCTCCTCGGGCAGGCGGATCTCGGGCGCATCCTGCACGAGATCCTCGGCTACTCCGAGCTGCGTGTCCCCGACAGCGCCTTCGCGAGCGATACGACGTGGGCGCAGGCGGAGGGGATCGTGGAGCGCCTCGGGGCGCTCGGACGGAGCCTGGGGCTCGGCCTCGGCGTGAAGTTTACGAACACGCTGATCGTGGAGAACCACCGTTCCTTTTTTTCCGCTGCCGAGAAGGTGATGTATCTCTCGGGTCCGCCGCTGCACGTGCTGGCGATCCAGCTCGTGGACCGCTTTCGGCAGCGCTTCGGGGACGCCTACCCGGTTTCGTTCTCGGCGGGGATCGACCGGGCCAACTTCGCAGAGGCGGTCGCTCTCGGGCTGGCTCCCGTCACCGTGTGCAGCGACCTCCTCCAGCCGGGAGGCTACGGGCGGGCGCGGGGCTACTTCGAGGCGCTCACGAAACGCATGGCCGAGAGCGGGTCTCGCACGCTCGCGGAGTACACGGTTCGTGGCTTCGGTCGGGGGGCGGAGGCGCTGGCCGCGCTCGGTCTGCCCGAAGACGACCCGCGGCGGCGTGCGTGCGCAGCGGCCCTCGGCTCGGGCGGCGATCTGAAGGCGGCGGCCGGGGACGAGCTGTTCAGCCGATGGGTCTCGGCGGCGCGGCTGGAGAACGCGGCGCGCTACGCTGAGCGCGTGCTCGAGGACCCGCGGTACGGGGGGGCGCAGAACCAGAAGCCCCCCAAGAAGGTCGGTCGCCGGCTCCAGCTCTTCGACTGCCTGACCTGCGACAAGTGCATTCCCGTCTGTCCGAACCACGCGAACTTCGCCTTCGACCTCGCCCCGACGACGATCCCGCTGCTCACGGTCTGGCGCGACGGCGGCGTCTGGCAGCACCGCGTGGAGGGAGAGCTCGCGCTCGCGCAGCCGCACCAGATCGGAACGTTTCACGACTTTTGCAATGAGTGCGGAAATTGCGACGTATTTTGTCCCGAGGACGGAGGCCCTTACGTCCTGAAGCCGCGCTTCTTCGGTACCGAGGAGAGCTATCGGCGGTTCTCCGGGCACGACGGGTTCTGGGTCACGAAGCGGGGAGACGCGTTGCGCGTGCACGCCCGTTTTCGCGGGACCGAGTACACGCTCGAGCGGGTGGGCGACGAGCTGTCGTACGGCGGGCCCGGATTCGCGCTGCGCTTCGAGCCGCGCGATCTGCCGGCCACGCTTCGAGGGGATGCGGCAGGAGAGGTGGACCTTTCCTACGGCTTCATCATGGACGCAGTGGCGAGAAGCGTCTTGTCGGAAGGGGAGGACAACTACGTGGCGACGCTGGCGCGGCTGCCGCCTTAG
- a CDS encoding M61 family metallopeptidase — protein MGVRPIVVLWAVTLCVQARAETPAGAVRYTVRFPDPARQQVHVEVELSTTLPLSVVMPAWTPGAYRRRDWLRNVTPTGGRTASGDRLRWVRQGAAGWRIERDPPKAAGASPGPERVSVRYRVYAGELGDDTSHLDDRHAALSGPSVFVLLPEARQRPHLLRLQPPKGWRAAVPLPREGSAPLTYRARSYDELADAPIEVGTFVEATIRHGQARISVVLHDAEHRTVPKRLLDHIRRIVATQARWMGGLPYERYLLLIHTTDSERERYAALEHERGASIVIPRVALTNAEWYADLLYIVAHEHFHLWNGKRIRPSEHRVYDYAEPKPSGLLWFTEGVTDYFAFRTLRAAHLLSEPGYLAALTREINRITETPARLRQSLTDAARDAFWPPRDPAEPALSIYAKGHLVALLLDLELRARSGGRTTLLGLLKQLDRRAAASGVVGLGRSDLDALLRSVGGAELVALLASWVDRPGELGNHATLTRAGLTLRKKPSAVRPHIGLVARRVRDELEVTAVVPGSPAMRAGVVRRDRILTIDGAPPGPGWVRDLWSPGPHRVVVSRRGERREVLLEARSLRGTEWLLSCAPPPSPAARLVQETWLAGND, from the coding sequence GTGGGGGTCAGACCAATCGTCGTGCTCTGGGCCGTGACGCTCTGCGTCCAGGCCCGCGCCGAGACGCCGGCGGGAGCGGTCCGGTACACGGTCCGCTTTCCGGACCCCGCACGCCAGCAGGTGCACGTCGAGGTGGAGCTCTCGACGACGCTACCGCTGTCGGTGGTGATGCCCGCCTGGACCCCTGGGGCCTATCGCCGGCGGGACTGGCTGCGCAACGTGACCCCGACGGGCGGGCGGACGGCGTCCGGGGACCGCCTGCGCTGGGTGCGACAAGGCGCCGCAGGCTGGCGCATCGAGCGCGACCCGCCGAAAGCCGCGGGCGCTTCGCCCGGCCCCGAGCGGGTCTCGGTACGCTACCGCGTCTACGCCGGCGAGCTCGGAGACGACACCAGCCACCTGGACGACCGGCACGCCGCGCTCTCCGGACCCTCGGTCTTCGTGCTGCTCCCCGAGGCCCGGCAGCGTCCGCATCTCCTCCGCCTCCAGCCCCCGAAGGGGTGGCGCGCCGCGGTCCCCCTGCCGCGCGAGGGCTCCGCTCCTCTGACCTACCGCGCGCGCAGCTACGACGAGCTCGCGGACGCTCCGATCGAGGTCGGCACCTTCGTCGAGGCCACCATCCGCCACGGCCAGGCGCGAATCTCCGTGGTGCTGCACGACGCCGAGCACCGGACCGTCCCCAAGAGACTCCTCGACCACATCCGGCGCATCGTCGCGACGCAAGCACGCTGGATGGGGGGCCTCCCGTACGAGCGTTACCTCCTCCTCATCCACACCACCGACTCCGAGCGCGAGAGGTACGCCGCGCTGGAACACGAGCGCGGCGCCTCGATCGTGATCCCCCGCGTGGCCCTGACGAACGCCGAGTGGTACGCCGACCTCCTCTACATCGTCGCGCACGAACACTTCCACCTCTGGAACGGGAAGCGCATTCGCCCGAGCGAGCACCGCGTCTACGACTACGCGGAGCCGAAGCCCTCCGGGCTGCTCTGGTTCACCGAGGGAGTGACCGACTACTTCGCCTTTCGCACGCTGCGTGCCGCGCACCTGCTGAGCGAGCCCGGCTACCTCGCGGCGCTGACGCGAGAGATCAATCGCATCACGGAGACGCCGGCCCGCCTGAGGCAGAGCCTGACCGACGCGGCCCGCGACGCCTTCTGGCCCCCTCGGGATCCTGCCGAGCCGGCGCTCTCGATCTACGCGAAGGGGCACCTCGTGGCGCTGCTCCTCGACCTCGAGCTGCGCGCGCGAAGCGGCGGTCGTACGACGCTGCTCGGCCTGCTCAAGCAGCTCGACAGGCGCGCGGCGGCCTCGGGGGTGGTGGGCCTCGGACGCTCCGACCTGGACGCCCTCCTCCGGTCCGTCGGCGGAGCAGAGCTCGTGGCCTTGCTCGCCAGCTGGGTCGACCGCCCCGGCGAGCTCGGCAATCACGCCACGCTGACCCGCGCCGGGCTCACCTTGCGGAAGAAGCCGTCGGCCGTCAGACCCCACATCGGGCTCGTCGCCCGCCGCGTACGCGACGAACTCGAGGTCACGGCGGTCGTCCCCGGAAGCCCCGCCATGCGGGCCGGGGTCGTGCGTCGAGACCGGATCCTCACCATCGACGGCGCCCCTCCCGGTCCCGGTTGGGTACGCGACCTGTGGAGCCCCGGACCGCACCGCGTGGTCGTCTCGCGCCGTGGCGAACGCCGCGAGGTGCTGCTCGAGGCGCGCTCGCTGCGTGGGACCGAATGGCTGCTCTCGTGCGCACCACCTCCGAGCCCGGCCGCGCGGCTCGTGCAGGAGACGTGGCTGGCCGGAAACGACTAG